A portion of the Fusibacter sp. A1 genome contains these proteins:
- the aroF gene encoding 3-deoxy-7-phosphoheptulonate synthase, which produces MLVKMQPINVKSLNIFKGLLEQTKISFVEIKDGHNTIFQMDQKHSVELGKSMYAPFINNILPIRSTYQLVSRDYKHADTIVRIKNVSIGAGSATIMAGPCAVEDEATMRKIAKELKRTGVKILRGGAFKPRTSPYSYQGLGVDGLKLLREVADDYGLAAVSEVLDVRHMDEAEKYLDCIQIGARSMQNFELLKRCGQSDLPILLKRGPSATIEEFLLAAEYIYVHGNSKIILCERGIKTFEPMTRNTFDINAVALLKQLTHLPVVADPSHGTGIRAVVLPVALSAIAAGADGLLIEAHHEPDRAISDGMQTIDMNQLRTLAKRMTILEEVRNVI; this is translated from the coding sequence ATGCTTGTCAAAATGCAACCTATCAATGTAAAATCATTGAATATTTTCAAAGGTTTACTAGAACAAACGAAGATAAGTTTTGTCGAAATCAAAGACGGTCATAACACGATTTTTCAGATGGACCAGAAACACAGTGTTGAACTAGGTAAAAGCATGTACGCTCCTTTTATTAATAACATATTGCCGATTAGAAGCACCTACCAACTGGTCAGCCGAGACTATAAGCATGCGGATACGATTGTAAGAATAAAAAACGTAAGCATAGGCGCAGGGAGTGCGACCATCATGGCTGGACCATGTGCCGTCGAGGATGAGGCGACGATGAGAAAAATCGCAAAAGAGCTGAAAAGAACCGGTGTCAAAATCTTAAGAGGTGGTGCATTTAAGCCCAGAACATCACCCTACAGCTACCAGGGATTAGGAGTAGACGGACTGAAGCTACTTAGGGAAGTAGCGGATGATTATGGACTGGCCGCTGTTTCAGAAGTGCTGGATGTAAGGCATATGGATGAGGCTGAAAAGTACCTGGACTGTATCCAGATAGGAGCAAGAAGCATGCAGAACTTTGAACTGCTCAAGCGATGCGGCCAGTCAGATCTTCCTATTCTGCTTAAGAGGGGACCTTCGGCAACCATCGAGGAATTCCTTTTAGCGGCTGAATACATCTACGTGCATGGAAATTCTAAAATCATCCTATGCGAGAGGGGCATAAAGACCTTTGAACCGATGACAAGAAATACCTTTGACATCAATGCTGTGGCACTTTTAAAACAGCTGACCCACTTACCTGTGGTTGCAGACCCCTCGCACGGAACCGGAATAAGGGCTGTTGTTCTTCCTGTAGCGCTTTCTGCCATTGCGGCGGGAGCAGACGGCTTATTGATTGAAGCGCATCATGAGCCGGACAGGGCGATCAGCGATGGAATGCAGACTATCGACATGAACCAGTTGAGAACTTTAGCTAAGAGAATGACGATCCTTGAGGAGGTACGAAATGTTATTTAA